A genome region from Fodinibius salicampi includes the following:
- a CDS encoding 6-bladed beta-propeller: MNNSSGLSFPFTFINIKRSFPAYFLMLLMVGCTSNDGSSGIDNLESIVLTEDLVIPAESDDVLIGNFKGLSVDKSGNMYVADTRLQKIHQFSSEGRYRESIGREGKGPEEFEGLNSNIKIKSDTLYVLQNNAREIDLFDLNSNQHIRTVNIKDAELDNRSIGSPQNMFPLPNGDILVSFSNPYFRVPEEGDEPHYITVSKINPYGTFIDLKILQLPELYPSNQKLVYLESNSMTVFTTEFYPDIEMASDREGNLYIGKSDSLNFQQYNQDGELIGEPKGISRPVPFTSSDLDSLANDRMSTFKKAVNEAGEPDYWPSFQSFTVDESGRYWVQQHHPGKKVQVWQVLDSNGAPQWKFELPADVTLFEVTEGRAYGIQDTAEGLPSVIRYNYNI; encoded by the coding sequence ATGAATAACAGTTCCGGGTTATCATTTCCTTTTACCTTTATAAATATAAAACGATCGTTCCCCGCTTATTTTTTGATGCTTTTAATGGTTGGTTGCACTTCAAACGATGGATCTTCCGGGATAGATAACCTGGAATCGATAGTACTTACAGAAGACTTGGTTATACCGGCCGAGAGTGATGATGTCCTTATCGGAAATTTCAAAGGACTATCAGTTGATAAAAGTGGGAATATGTATGTAGCTGATACGAGGCTTCAAAAGATCCACCAATTTTCATCCGAAGGCAGATACCGGGAGTCTATTGGACGTGAAGGAAAAGGACCGGAAGAGTTCGAAGGGCTTAATTCGAATATCAAAATTAAATCAGATACGTTGTATGTCCTGCAAAATAACGCCCGTGAAATTGATCTTTTTGATCTGAATTCAAATCAGCATATCCGCACGGTAAATATTAAGGATGCAGAACTTGATAATAGATCCATCGGAAGTCCTCAAAATATGTTTCCGCTTCCAAACGGTGATATCCTGGTTTCATTTTCCAACCCCTACTTCCGGGTTCCCGAAGAGGGCGATGAGCCTCATTATATAACCGTTTCTAAAATTAATCCTTACGGTACCTTTATCGATTTGAAGATACTGCAGCTGCCGGAGCTTTACCCTTCAAATCAAAAACTTGTTTATCTTGAGTCAAATAGTATGACTGTTTTTACGACCGAATTTTACCCGGATATTGAAATGGCCTCAGACAGGGAAGGTAATTTATATATCGGTAAAAGCGACAGCCTTAATTTTCAGCAGTACAATCAGGATGGGGAGCTGATCGGGGAGCCGAAGGGCATAAGCAGGCCGGTTCCCTTTACTTCTTCTGATCTTGATAGTTTGGCTAACGATAGAATGTCGACTTTTAAAAAAGCCGTCAATGAAGCGGGAGAGCCGGATTATTGGCCCTCCTTCCAGAGCTTTACAGTAGATGAATCCGGACGGTACTGGGTACAGCAACACCATCCGGGGAAGAAAGTCCAGGTTTGGCAGGTTTTGGATTCCAATGGAGCTCCGCAATGGAAATTTGAGCTGCCGGCCGACGTAACCCTTTTTGAGGTAACGGAGGGAAGGGCCTACGGTATTCAGGATACGGCTGAGGGACTCCCTTCCGTTATTCGCTATAATTATAATATTTAG
- a CDS encoding 6-bladed beta-propeller, translating into MKIITTMIKYLNVCLLIFLVNCSTEKEEKNISFNEKKVEEVSILLNADTTNEIASPAWIKSVSDGFLLYDAGIDEIAKFNLYGQKSFSFGSSGRGPGEFQSIGEFWKFDNIFLVYDINGQKLITYDYAGNLIKDIPLGFVDFPGMPSGIEAINSRQFVMPSGGKDGSLLTLVDIESESKKYVGDAVSEKYMVTQSPDERRQAIYSGNIPAIYKNNVLLSSNESGFFSFQQTTAILEKYSHSGALLWQKNLKVPAIDGLFEDLFEENKSRIDSGEFLLQFAYAFGISANNKGVGVLLNVRENRPVTIAWVPNDGEELTVITFRDLENPSPVPLRFAISEDSDIFFSSTLEGVIYRAEWPL; encoded by the coding sequence ATGAAAATTATTACTACGATGATTAAATACTTGAATGTTTGTTTATTGATCTTTCTTGTCAATTGCTCTACTGAGAAGGAGGAGAAAAATATATCTTTTAACGAAAAAAAAGTCGAGGAAGTCTCAATTCTTTTAAATGCAGATACTACCAATGAGATTGCCAGTCCTGCATGGATAAAATCAGTATCTGACGGTTTCCTCCTTTATGATGCGGGAATTGACGAAATTGCTAAATTTAATCTTTACGGACAAAAGTCGTTTTCTTTTGGTAGCTCGGGCAGAGGTCCGGGGGAATTTCAGAGCATAGGTGAGTTCTGGAAGTTCGATAACATTTTTCTTGTATATGATATTAACGGCCAAAAATTAATTACGTATGATTATGCTGGAAATCTAATCAAAGATATACCCTTGGGCTTCGTTGATTTTCCGGGTATGCCATCAGGGATAGAAGCCATAAATTCACGTCAATTTGTTATGCCCTCCGGTGGAAAGGATGGTTCTCTTTTAACATTAGTAGATATAGAATCCGAAAGCAAAAAGTATGTCGGAGATGCGGTGAGTGAAAAGTATATGGTTACTCAGTCTCCAGATGAAAGGCGTCAGGCTATATATTCAGGTAATATCCCGGCTATATATAAAAATAATGTTTTATTAAGCAGTAATGAATCAGGGTTTTTCTCATTCCAGCAAACAACAGCCATATTAGAGAAGTATTCTCATTCAGGGGCATTGTTATGGCAAAAGAATTTAAAAGTCCCTGCGATTGATGGGTTATTTGAAGATTTATTTGAGGAAAACAAATCGCGAATAGATAGTGGAGAATTCCTTTTGCAGTTTGCATATGCTTTTGGCATTTCGGCAAACAATAAAGGAGTAGGTGTTTTACTTAATGTTCGAGAAAATCGTCCTGTAACTATAGCTTGGGTTCCCAATGATGGTGAAGAATTAACTGTTATTACTTTTCGGGATCTTGAAAACCCTTCTCCGGTACCCCTTAGATTTGCGATATCTGAAGATTCCGATATCTTTTTTTCAAGTACACTTGAGGGTGTGATTTACAGGGCGGAATGGCCTTTATAA
- a CDS encoding DUF4837 family protein codes for MRGLLKVSGLLILVTIWIGCQGDYRANARGGFGEVTVVVDSSELKSQTVQAIQETYGRYIATLPTRPPEPLYDLRFTDFNNDDQLEQLKRNKNLIIAAPIDDSTNTARWIRALLSDEVEQQVRNGESFAFPMQNQWYQDQWTMILTASSDSALAEQIHNSEQTLTDNLLRKEFERWKEDIYGQGEQVALADSIWANHGWKIRVQHDWQRRIDTTYTKDGEQQHFLTMRRPLPENDRWFWAWWKNDVKDISFLDSDWINAKRDSLTRQWIRGTRDSSYVTTEYARAVETESFQLNGYPAYETLGTWQMTHDAMGGPFANMTVYDEENDRLFLLEFGQFAPKYDKRRFVRQFRTMLRTFSADSAWSDTLTGVAAER; via the coding sequence ATGAGAGGACTATTAAAAGTGAGTGGGTTGTTGATTTTAGTGACGATCTGGATAGGTTGTCAGGGAGATTATAGAGCGAATGCCCGGGGCGGTTTTGGTGAAGTAACGGTAGTCGTGGATTCTTCTGAATTAAAGAGTCAAACCGTTCAGGCTATTCAGGAAACCTATGGTCGGTATATTGCGACGCTGCCGACTCGGCCTCCGGAACCCCTGTATGATCTGCGGTTCACCGATTTTAATAATGACGACCAGCTGGAACAGCTCAAGAGAAACAAAAACTTGATTATAGCGGCACCTATTGACGACTCCACCAATACGGCCCGGTGGATACGTGCCTTGCTAAGCGATGAGGTGGAACAACAGGTGCGTAATGGCGAGTCGTTCGCCTTTCCAATGCAGAACCAATGGTACCAGGATCAGTGGACGATGATTTTGACGGCTTCCAGTGATTCGGCCCTGGCCGAGCAAATTCATAACTCGGAGCAGACGCTGACGGATAACCTACTCCGAAAAGAGTTCGAGCGCTGGAAAGAAGATATTTACGGGCAGGGTGAACAGGTGGCCCTGGCAGATAGCATATGGGCCAACCACGGATGGAAGATCCGGGTTCAGCACGACTGGCAACGGAGGATTGATACTACATACACCAAAGACGGAGAGCAGCAACACTTCCTGACAATGCGGCGGCCACTCCCGGAAAATGACCGCTGGTTTTGGGCATGGTGGAAAAATGACGTTAAGGATATTTCTTTTCTGGATAGTGACTGGATTAACGCAAAACGCGATTCCCTGACCAGGCAATGGATCCGTGGAACACGGGACAGTTCCTATGTGACCACCGAATACGCTCGGGCCGTTGAAACCGAATCTTTCCAGTTGAATGGCTACCCGGCATATGAAACGCTGGGCACCTGGCAGATGACCCATGATGCAATGGGGGGACCCTTTGCGAATATGACCGTCTACGATGAAGAAAATGATCGCCTGTTCCTGCTGGAGTTCGGACAATTTGCTCCCAAATATGACAAGCGGCGATTTGTACGCCAGTTCAGGACCATGCTTCGTACGTTTTCTGCCGATTCGGCCTGGTCTGATACTCTAACCGGGGTGGCAGCAGAACGTTAA
- a CDS encoding efflux RND transporter periplasmic adaptor subunit, with the protein MKIIPAPFHQIALFILLGGLLFGGCQTEGNTEEEPVSEEEQESAEVYPEVLFAIADDEPIYQYVESQGVVEANKSVELKPKISGYVERSRIVEGKPVNKGDTLLTFIDKEWEYALKEARNNYKQAVSEYKIENRSQGVIESLSSSDQVIARDDSLVRIYSGLANAKLKMERAQLDLSYTVMTAPFSGVLSTQERLAPGTYIGAGTEAGTLVDDRTVRIRFDVLESELGKIERGMDVRLYAPGGEELKGEVVAIEPVVNAETKTGTVIVQADNRQRLLRPGMTVEGRIQTLRQEGKTRVPRSAILSRDGGRTLLFKLNTENNEVEWVYVEPESQNSEWAIVNHEDVAPGDTVAIDRHFSLSHLQIVEPRLQLGNSGGSSATGN; encoded by the coding sequence ATGAAAATAATACCAGCACCATTTCATCAAATAGCGCTATTCATACTTTTGGGAGGTTTGCTTTTTGGAGGTTGCCAGACGGAAGGCAATACAGAAGAGGAACCGGTTTCCGAAGAAGAGCAGGAATCCGCTGAAGTATATCCCGAAGTTCTTTTTGCAATTGCCGACGACGAACCTATTTATCAATATGTAGAGAGCCAGGGAGTGGTAGAGGCCAATAAGTCCGTTGAGTTGAAGCCAAAAATAAGCGGATATGTTGAAAGGTCAAGAATAGTTGAAGGCAAACCAGTGAATAAAGGAGATACCCTTCTGACCTTTATAGATAAGGAGTGGGAATATGCCCTAAAAGAGGCGCGAAATAATTACAAACAAGCAGTCAGTGAGTATAAGATAGAGAATCGGTCACAGGGTGTTATTGAAAGCTTGAGCAGTAGCGATCAGGTTATTGCAAGAGATGATAGCTTGGTCCGCATTTATTCCGGACTGGCCAATGCCAAATTAAAGATGGAAAGGGCCCAGTTGGATCTGTCCTATACGGTGATGACCGCTCCTTTTTCTGGTGTACTTTCCACTCAGGAACGGTTAGCACCGGGTACCTATATCGGTGCCGGTACCGAAGCGGGCACGCTGGTGGATGACCGTACGGTACGCATTCGATTTGATGTGCTGGAGTCGGAGCTCGGAAAAATTGAGCGGGGAATGGATGTACGATTATACGCCCCGGGTGGAGAGGAATTGAAAGGGGAAGTAGTTGCTATTGAGCCGGTGGTAAATGCCGAAACCAAGACCGGTACCGTTATTGTACAGGCGGATAACCGTCAGCGACTCCTGAGGCCGGGCATGACGGTAGAGGGACGCATTCAAACACTGCGGCAGGAGGGGAAAACCCGAGTACCGCGTTCAGCCATTCTTTCACGTGATGGGGGACGAACACTCCTGTTCAAGCTGAATACGGAAAATAATGAAGTGGAATGGGTGTATGTGGAGCCGGAGAGCCAAAACAGTGAGTGGGCTATTGTAAATCACGAGGATGTTGCGCCGGGAGACACCGTTGCCATTGACCGTCATTTTTCATTGAGTCACCTGCAAATTGTGGAGCCGCGGCTGCAGCTGGGCAATTCCGGAGGCTCATCAGCCACTGGGAATTAA
- a CDS encoding 6-bladed beta-propeller — protein MEKCKREISHSRFWIWVACLAVIYSCAAEKDVEIPEHVEDLDNLTVHSPDMEPTREIVLEEEVTYEDAEVIRGSILINVEVDEQGRVYIPDYQAKVVHAYNADGSYLDSIGRQGRGPGEFQMIWKIRVANGNLHVLDYMYQKMSVFDLQAMDHIRDVSLSLNEETDAPPSWLDQTRKKKLSYKPIDFYVRSDGNYLIFFGDEAVSSVVDNVEGRTYEVSLYDFLEKKYLKHDLLSFAWTGQTLIDQEGETVMFRVPYKRSSRFAYSGKELIHGWTEDLHFKTYNEEGQYQRAFFHPDPEIPLELEDALARYQNSDENVVKAIRNDTLPETWPAFNTIKPDDEHRLWVSVYTDDLEMYEWWVLDAENGELLTRFEWPKEKQIEVIKSGKLYTRERDKETGLEEVVRYDIKLGEQE, from the coding sequence ATGGAAAAATGTAAAAGAGAAATATCACATAGTCGTTTTTGGATATGGGTTGCTTGTCTGGCTGTAATATATAGCTGTGCGGCGGAAAAAGACGTTGAGATTCCTGAACATGTAGAAGACCTCGATAACCTGACGGTGCATTCCCCGGATATGGAACCGACCCGGGAGATTGTATTGGAAGAGGAGGTTACTTATGAGGACGCAGAAGTGATACGCGGAAGCATTTTGATAAATGTAGAGGTAGATGAGCAGGGAAGGGTCTATATTCCCGACTATCAGGCGAAAGTCGTTCATGCTTATAATGCTGATGGATCATATCTCGATAGTATTGGGCGGCAAGGCCGGGGACCGGGAGAGTTCCAGATGATTTGGAAGATCAGAGTTGCTAATGGCAACCTGCATGTACTGGATTATATGTATCAGAAAATGTCGGTATTTGACCTTCAAGCGATGGATCATATTCGAGATGTATCTCTTTCTCTTAACGAAGAAACGGATGCTCCTCCATCTTGGCTAGACCAGACCCGCAAAAAAAAGCTGTCTTACAAACCCATTGATTTCTATGTCCGTTCAGACGGCAATTATTTGATATTTTTTGGTGATGAGGCAGTCAGTTCGGTGGTGGATAATGTGGAAGGACGTACTTACGAAGTATCACTGTATGATTTCTTAGAGAAAAAATACCTGAAGCATGATCTCCTTTCTTTTGCGTGGACAGGACAAACACTTATAGATCAAGAGGGAGAAACTGTAATGTTTAGGGTACCCTATAAACGGAGTTCTCGATTCGCCTATTCGGGGAAAGAGCTGATACATGGATGGACGGAAGATCTGCATTTCAAGACATATAATGAAGAGGGACAATATCAGCGGGCTTTTTTCCATCCGGATCCTGAAATTCCCCTGGAGTTGGAAGATGCGCTAGCCCGGTATCAAAATTCAGACGAAAACGTAGTAAAAGCTATACGAAATGACACGCTTCCCGAAACCTGGCCGGCCTTCAACACAATAAAACCGGATGATGAGCATCGTCTATGGGTTTCTGTCTATACCGATGACCTGGAGATGTATGAATGGTGGGTGCTGGATGCTGAAAATGGAGAATTGCTGACCCGATTCGAATGGCCGAAGGAAAAACAGATCGAAGTGATAAAAAGTGGCAAGCTCTATACTCGCGAGAGGGATAAAGAGACCGGGCTGGAAGAGGTTGTGCGGTACGATATTAAACTGGGAGAGCAGGAGTAA